One segment of Agrococcus sp. ProA11 DNA contains the following:
- a CDS encoding crosslink repair DNA glycosylase YcaQ family protein, translating into MDPSGMRTISIEAARRIAVRAQWLDASALGRDAGDLPELVAQLTLLPLNPTEIVAPSAEHIAHTRIPALGYDDVRRAVERELTLVEHLGPHRHPMEAWAIGLRATVDLPWLTAIGRDPASIHVHAREWLEANGPFRERVLEQLRAEGPLPQAAIDDAADVPYRSSGWNTDRNVAMMLELLQILGEVVVAERVGTARVWDLAAHVLPAIDPEPLDDAWRIWRQRWLRACGIARATHLDDVGVPVRVEGVRGAWRLDPDASAEHFAGRVALLSPLDRLIADRTRMRQLWRFDYALEQYTPAAKRRWGAFALPILDGDALVGKVDVKADRELGALLVHRIHWDVEPRTGLQDAVADEVARLAGFLSLRPAMP; encoded by the coding sequence ATGGATCCCAGCGGGATGCGCACCATCTCCATCGAGGCGGCTCGCCGCATCGCCGTGCGCGCGCAATGGCTGGATGCGAGCGCGCTCGGACGCGACGCCGGCGACCTGCCGGAGCTCGTCGCACAGCTGACGCTGCTGCCGTTGAACCCGACGGAGATCGTCGCGCCGTCGGCGGAGCACATCGCGCACACGCGGATCCCCGCTCTGGGCTACGACGACGTGCGCCGCGCGGTCGAGCGCGAGCTGACGCTCGTCGAGCATCTCGGCCCCCATCGGCATCCGATGGAGGCGTGGGCGATCGGCCTGCGTGCCACGGTCGACCTGCCGTGGCTGACCGCCATCGGCCGCGATCCGGCGTCCATCCACGTCCACGCCCGTGAGTGGCTGGAGGCGAACGGCCCGTTCCGCGAGCGCGTGCTCGAGCAGTTGCGCGCAGAGGGACCGCTGCCCCAGGCCGCCATCGACGATGCCGCCGATGTGCCGTACCGCTCGAGCGGCTGGAACACCGACCGGAACGTGGCCATGATGCTCGAGCTGCTGCAGATCCTCGGTGAGGTGGTCGTCGCCGAGCGCGTCGGCACGGCGAGGGTCTGGGATCTCGCAGCGCACGTGCTGCCGGCGATCGACCCCGAGCCGCTCGACGACGCCTGGCGCATCTGGAGGCAGCGCTGGCTGCGCGCCTGCGGCATCGCCCGCGCAACGCATCTCGACGACGTCGGTGTTCCGGTGCGCGTCGAGGGCGTGCGCGGCGCATGGCGGTTGGATCCCGACGCGAGCGCAGAGCACTTCGCCGGCCGCGTCGCGCTGCTCTCGCCGCTCGACCGTCTCATCGCCGATCGCACCCGCATGCGCCAGCTGTGGCGGTTCGACTACGCGCTCGAGCAGTACACGCCCGCCGCCAAGCGCCGGTGGGGTGCGTTCGCGCTGCCGATCCTGGACGGCGACGCGCTCGTCGGCAAGGTCGATGTGAAGGCCGACCGCGAGCTCGGAGCGCTGCTCGTGCATCGCATCCACTGGGACGTCGAGCCGCGCACGGGCTTGCAGGACGCGGTCGCAGACGAGGTCGCGAGACTCGCGGGCTTCCTCTCGCTGCGCCCCGCGATGCCCTGA
- a CDS encoding phosphatase domain-containing protein, whose translation MKPRDALQTLRAVPPGELEPALARLDLASTVSSIAGNMVTGLWRGDERRELVELLCIERVAELSPAMRARVAHALRLLPPSASVSAGLRSILLSLTGEPFRDMKYLLNATGDRHDLEHVVYERLSPADRDAVLSHIQAEADAAPSNDLRILCDIDDTLQAMLHERRYPRGTVYPGVVELLTALDDGRAAQPSRPGDLTFVTARPEGPKGFIEQYTRNGLAGMGLPPHAVLGGSFLNIFTKASIKARKLQNFERERALFPECRFVFLGDSGQADAHVGAAMLQRGPDFVVAVLIHEVVPVTGAERAKLEQAGIRFHTSYDEAARIVYRLGLIDRSGRDAVVRAVDEISGMMT comes from the coding sequence GTGAAGCCGCGAGATGCACTGCAGACGCTCCGGGCCGTGCCGCCGGGCGAGCTCGAACCCGCGCTCGCGCGGCTCGATCTCGCGAGCACCGTCTCCTCGATCGCGGGCAACATGGTCACCGGGCTCTGGCGCGGGGACGAGCGCCGCGAGCTCGTGGAGCTGCTGTGCATCGAGCGGGTCGCGGAGCTGAGCCCCGCCATGCGCGCCAGGGTCGCGCACGCCCTGCGCCTGCTGCCGCCGAGCGCTTCGGTCTCGGCCGGGCTGCGATCGATCCTGCTGTCGCTCACCGGCGAGCCGTTCCGCGACATGAAGTACCTGCTCAACGCCACGGGCGACCGGCACGACCTCGAGCATGTGGTCTACGAGCGCCTCTCCCCTGCCGATCGCGACGCGGTGCTCTCCCACATCCAGGCGGAGGCAGACGCCGCTCCCTCGAACGACCTGCGCATCCTGTGCGACATCGACGACACGCTGCAGGCGATGCTGCACGAGCGCCGCTACCCGCGCGGCACCGTGTACCCGGGCGTGGTCGAGCTGCTCACCGCGCTCGACGACGGCCGGGCCGCGCAGCCATCGCGCCCCGGCGACCTCACGTTCGTCACCGCCCGCCCGGAGGGGCCGAAGGGCTTCATCGAGCAGTACACGCGCAATGGCCTCGCAGGGATGGGCCTGCCGCCGCACGCGGTGCTGGGCGGCTCGTTCCTCAACATCTTCACCAAGGCCTCCATCAAGGCGCGCAAGCTGCAGAACTTCGAGCGCGAGCGTGCCCTGTTCCCGGAGTGCCGATTCGTCTTCCTCGGCGACAGCGGGCAGGCCGACGCGCACGTGGGCGCGGCGATGCTGCAGCGCGGACCGGACTTCGTCGTGGCCGTGCTCATCCACGAGGTCGTGCCCGTCACCGGCGCCGAGCGGGCGAAGCTCGAGCAGGCGGGCATCCGCTTCCACACGTCGTACGACGAGGCGGCGCGCATCGTCTACCGGCTGGGCCTGATCGACAGGTCCGGGCGGGATGCCGTGGTGCGCGCCGTCGACGAGATCAGCGGGATGATGACCTGA
- a CDS encoding S9 family peptidase translates to MRAEHIEQLVSLSRPAVHPSGAFAVVAASRPSLHANRNVGQLWRVDLQDGSRRRLTGGVADRAPQLTPDGGAVLFLRADERDKPQVWAVRVDGGEPVQATAQPGGVQEFAVSPNGERIAFTAAVVEPGRYGSVEGISPAQESPRLITGNRSLANGVGSLIGRRTHLFSAALPDLDAEPRYARAPQPHDDETTRDDAPSAPEAIRLSQGDFDHSAPAFSPDGTRVLCITARHDTRDDDLLNAVVEFDATAAHGEPHIVLSSRAGLSVGQVLGTPDGGYVLLASKVGESGRDFVARSTQLFVLEHAGAHAEEVTDEDAVDLGEVGSHATVVEDGVLVQERRRGRNRLVHVTGGGSKELIGGDVEVIGHGVGDGVTVATVQTPTSMGEVAVLDERGLMVLTDFGAPLVEAGLVPPTEHAFTARDGSAVHGWVWVPEGEGPHPVLLNIHGGPFAQFGVGVFDEAQVAVDAGYAVVQCNPRGSAGYGREHGLAIRQAMGTVDMHDVLDFLDASLAAHPQLDGERLGIMGGSYGGYLTAWTIAHDHRFTAAIVERGFLDPESFVGTSDIGWFFSGEYTGSDPEAVRAQSPMAHVDQVRTPTLVVHSEQDWRCPPEQGQRYFSALKRNGVESALLLFPGEDHELTRAGQPRHRLERFEHILAWWAKHLPTPRNHA, encoded by the coding sequence ATGCGCGCGGAGCACATCGAGCAGCTCGTCTCGCTCTCGCGGCCCGCAGTGCACCCCAGCGGCGCGTTCGCAGTGGTCGCGGCGTCGCGCCCGAGCCTGCACGCCAACCGCAACGTCGGCCAGCTCTGGCGGGTGGACCTGCAGGACGGCTCGCGCCGCCGACTCACCGGCGGCGTCGCCGATCGCGCGCCGCAGCTCACGCCCGACGGCGGGGCCGTGCTGTTCCTGCGCGCCGACGAGCGCGACAAGCCGCAGGTCTGGGCTGTGCGCGTCGACGGCGGCGAGCCGGTGCAGGCGACCGCGCAGCCGGGCGGCGTGCAGGAGTTCGCGGTGTCGCCGAACGGGGAGCGCATCGCGTTCACCGCGGCCGTCGTCGAGCCGGGCCGCTACGGCTCGGTCGAGGGCATCTCCCCGGCGCAGGAGTCACCGCGCCTCATCACCGGCAACCGCAGCCTCGCCAACGGCGTCGGCAGCCTCATCGGCCGGCGCACGCATCTGTTCTCGGCCGCGCTGCCCGACCTCGATGCGGAGCCCCGCTACGCGCGAGCGCCGCAGCCGCACGACGACGAGACGACGCGGGACGACGCACCCAGCGCGCCGGAGGCCATCCGCCTCAGTCAGGGCGACTTCGACCACAGCGCCCCGGCCTTCTCGCCCGACGGCACCCGGGTGCTGTGCATCACCGCGCGGCACGACACCCGCGATGACGACCTGCTGAACGCCGTGGTGGAGTTCGACGCCACCGCCGCGCACGGCGAGCCGCACATCGTGCTCTCCTCGCGCGCGGGGCTCAGCGTCGGCCAGGTGCTCGGCACGCCCGACGGCGGCTACGTGCTGCTCGCCAGCAAGGTGGGTGAGTCGGGCCGCGACTTCGTCGCCCGCTCGACCCAGCTGTTCGTGCTCGAGCACGCGGGTGCCCACGCCGAAGAGGTGACCGACGAGGACGCGGTCGATCTGGGCGAGGTCGGCAGTCACGCGACGGTCGTCGAGGACGGCGTGCTGGTGCAGGAGCGCCGGCGCGGCCGCAACCGGCTGGTGCATGTCACCGGCGGCGGCTCCAAGGAGCTGATCGGCGGCGACGTCGAGGTGATCGGCCACGGCGTCGGCGACGGCGTGACGGTCGCGACCGTGCAGACGCCGACGTCGATGGGCGAGGTCGCGGTGCTGGACGAGCGCGGCCTCATGGTGCTGACCGACTTCGGCGCGCCGCTCGTCGAGGCCGGCCTCGTCCCGCCCACCGAGCATGCGTTCACTGCCCGCGACGGCTCGGCCGTGCACGGCTGGGTCTGGGTGCCCGAGGGCGAGGGGCCGCACCCGGTGCTGCTCAACATCCACGGCGGGCCGTTCGCGCAGTTCGGCGTCGGCGTCTTCGACGAGGCGCAGGTGGCGGTCGATGCCGGCTACGCCGTCGTGCAGTGCAACCCTCGCGGTTCCGCGGGCTACGGCCGCGAGCACGGCCTCGCGATCCGACAGGCGATGGGCACGGTCGACATGCACGACGTGCTCGACTTCCTGGACGCGAGCCTGGCGGCGCATCCGCAGCTCGACGGCGAGCGGCTGGGCATCATGGGCGGCTCCTACGGCGGCTACCTCACGGCCTGGACCATCGCGCACGACCACCGCTTCACCGCGGCCATCGTCGAGCGCGGGTTCCTCGACCCGGAGTCGTTCGTCGGCACGAGCGACATCGGCTGGTTCTTCTCCGGCGAGTACACGGGCTCGGATCCGGAGGCCGTGCGCGCGCAGTCGCCCATGGCGCATGTCGACCAGGTGCGGACGCCGACGCTCGTCGTGCACTCGGAGCAGGATTGGCGCTGCCCGCCAGAGCAGGGCCAGCGCTACTTCTCGGCGCTCAAGCGCAACGGGGTCGAGTCGGCGCTGCTGCTCTTCCCGGGCGAGGACCACGAGCTCACGCGCGCGGGCCAGCCGCGCCACCGGCTCGAGCGCTTCGAGCACATCCTCGCCTGGTGGGCGAAGCACCTCCCGACGCCGAGGAACCACGCCTAG
- a CDS encoding diacylglycerol kinase family protein, whose product MASLAVIGNPTARGFDRAVDAVLREAAAAGADARVIATTVAETGGPQARQALRDGADAVVAVGGDGTVRDVAAELARGAVPLGIMPAGTANLFARNLGLPLRDPRAAARAAVDGAVTSVDVGRVTLTRGDDGPEPERAFLVVVGVGNDALAVEAASLLGKRRLGWASYIALGARRLGSPSFAVRGRLDGSPVESTHAWSVLVHNAARIPAGFQVLPGTRLDDGLLHIAAVSPRRLAHWGRIAAAGAGIARAEGILQHRTAGRVTLGWVDGPLPVQIDGDPAGRVTRLDARIDRAALSVRVTGSIT is encoded by the coding sequence GTGGCCTCGCTCGCCGTCATCGGCAATCCCACCGCGCGCGGCTTCGACCGCGCCGTCGACGCCGTGCTGCGCGAAGCGGCCGCCGCCGGCGCGGATGCCCGCGTGATCGCGACGACGGTCGCCGAGACCGGCGGCCCGCAGGCTCGCCAGGCGCTGCGGGACGGCGCGGATGCGGTGGTCGCGGTCGGCGGCGACGGCACGGTCCGTGACGTGGCTGCCGAGCTCGCGCGCGGCGCTGTGCCGCTCGGCATCATGCCGGCGGGCACGGCGAACCTCTTCGCCAGGAACCTCGGGCTGCCGCTGCGCGACCCACGCGCCGCCGCGCGCGCCGCGGTCGACGGCGCCGTGACGTCCGTCGACGTCGGCCGCGTCACGCTCACCCGCGGCGACGACGGCCCCGAGCCCGAGCGCGCATTCCTCGTCGTGGTTGGCGTCGGCAATGACGCGCTCGCGGTCGAGGCCGCGTCGCTGCTCGGCAAGCGACGCCTCGGCTGGGCCTCCTACATCGCGCTCGGTGCGCGCCGACTCGGCAGCCCGAGCTTCGCCGTGCGCGGCAGGCTCGACGGCAGCCCCGTGGAGTCGACGCACGCGTGGAGCGTGCTCGTGCACAACGCTGCGCGCATCCCCGCAGGCTTCCAGGTGCTGCCCGGCACCCGTCTGGACGATGGGCTGCTGCACATCGCGGCGGTCAGCCCCCGGCGCCTCGCGCACTGGGGCCGCATCGCGGCGGCCGGCGCCGGCATCGCCAGGGCGGAGGGCATCCTGCAGCACCGCACGGCCGGGCGCGTGACGCTCGGCTGGGTGGATGGGCCGCTGCCCGTGCAGATCGACGGGGATCCCGCGGGCCGCGTCACGCGGCTCGACGCGCGCATCGACCGCGCCGCGCTCAGCGTGCGGGTGACAGGATCGATCACGTGA
- a CDS encoding PLP-dependent transferase — translation MSATPRHLETVTVTAGRPAHVPGAPMNEPVTFASSFVAGGALEYARYGNPSWTALEDALGALEGGECISFASGMAAVSAVLAQVPVGGAVVVARHSYQHTLALLDDGASSQRFEVRRVDVADAAAVEAALPGAAMVWLESPTNPALEVADIARLTTAARAAGVVSVVDNTFASPLLQRPLELGADVVVHSATKLIAGHSDAVLGAVVTGQGELAERIRHHRGLHGAIPGPMEAFLTLRGLRTLSVRLERAEANARELASRLADAPGVLEVRDPGFGTVLAIVLADAAAADRLVERVQLWIPATSLGGVESTLERRRRWATEAPTIPEGLIRLSVGIEHIDDLADDLLGALG, via the coding sequence ATGTCTGCCACGCCCCGTCACCTCGAGACCGTCACCGTGACTGCGGGGCGCCCAGCGCACGTGCCCGGCGCGCCGATGAACGAGCCCGTGACCTTCGCGAGCTCGTTCGTGGCCGGCGGCGCGCTCGAGTACGCGCGCTACGGGAACCCGTCCTGGACGGCGCTCGAGGATGCGCTCGGCGCGCTCGAGGGCGGCGAGTGCATCTCGTTCGCGAGCGGGATGGCGGCGGTGAGCGCGGTGCTCGCGCAGGTGCCGGTCGGGGGAGCGGTCGTGGTCGCGCGGCACTCGTACCAGCACACGCTCGCGCTGCTCGACGACGGCGCCAGCAGTCAGCGGTTCGAGGTGCGCCGCGTCGACGTCGCGGATGCGGCAGCGGTCGAGGCGGCCCTGCCGGGTGCGGCGATGGTGTGGCTGGAGTCGCCGACGAATCCGGCACTCGAGGTCGCGGACATCGCACGACTGACCACGGCAGCGCGCGCGGCCGGCGTTGTCAGCGTCGTCGACAACACCTTTGCATCACCGCTGCTGCAGCGCCCGCTCGAACTCGGCGCCGACGTCGTCGTGCATTCGGCGACGAAGCTCATCGCCGGTCACAGCGACGCCGTGCTGGGCGCGGTCGTGACCGGTCAGGGAGAACTCGCCGAGCGCATCCGTCACCATCGCGGCCTGCACGGCGCGATCCCCGGACCCATGGAGGCCTTCCTCACGCTGCGCGGGCTCCGCACGCTCTCCGTGCGACTCGAGCGAGCGGAGGCGAACGCGCGCGAGCTCGCGAGCAGGTTGGCGGACGCTCCCGGTGTGCTCGAGGTGCGCGACCCCGGCTTCGGCACGGTGCTCGCGATCGTGCTCGCCGATGCCGCCGCCGCGGACCGGCTGGTGGAGCGGGTGCAGCTGTGGATCCCGGCGACGAGTCTCGGGGGAGTGGAGTCGACGCTCGAGCGCCGCCGCCGCTGGGCCACGGAGGCGCCGACCATCCCCGAGGGACTCATCCGCCTCTCAGTCGGCATCGAGCACATCGACGATCTCGCCGACGATCTGCTGGGCGCACTCGGCTGA